GGTAAGAGCCGTCAGCAATGGCCTCAAACTCGGGTGCTATTCCTTCAATGTCAATGCCGCGTACTTTGTCGCGATTTTCTTCCAAAAAACTAAATCCAAAAATGCCCAAAGTATCTGGATTGGATGATAATTTTTGAACGATGATATTGTCATTTTCGCCAACTTCAATGTAGACACCATCTTCGCGTACTCCGTGACAGATTGCTTTGTAGGTTTTTTTGTCTGATTTTTTTAGAATTTTCAAAGCATCATCCGTTTCGCAACCTTTTTCTAACACCAGCTCAGAAAAAGCGTCGCGGGTGCCGGAAGTTGGCGGTGGGCCGTAAACGCGAATGGTGGTATCGGGCAAAGAGGAATTTACATCACTCCACATTTTGTTGGGGTTGGGAACTAGTTTTCCGCTAGAGTTCGGTACTTCTTTGCCCAAAGCTAAAAATAATTCTTTGCGAGTCAGAGAGATTGATTTGCCGTCAAGGCTTTGCGCAATAACGATTCCGTCATAGCCAATTTTGACTTCTAGTATGTCATTGACGCCGTTTTTGGCGCATAGCTTTTGTTCAGATTTTTTTATTCGCCGTGAGGAGTTAGTAACGTCAGGTGTGTTAGCACCAATTCCTTTACAAAATAATTTCATACCGCCACCGCTGCCGGTTGATTCAATTTTAGGAGCGAGATGACCTGTGGCTTGGGAAAAACGTTCTGCCGCTACGGTAGAAAACGGGTACACAGTAGACGAGCCAACAATGTCAATGTTATTTTTACCGGCACTTGCTAGCGACGTTATGAGCATCAGTGCAGTGAGCACTAAAGTTTTAGGAGTTGAGAGTTTCATGAGCGTTTCTTGGAGTTGAATATGGGCAGAAATATAATTGCTTATCGCTTTTGTGCTAACAATAAATTTAGTGAAAGAATAAAAAAAATGAAGTTATTAAACGATTGATTAGTGAGAAAAAGAAATCGTTTGACACCGAGTTATGTTTTTTTCGTGCGATTTTGTGCCGCCAACGGGGGCAGAGCGATAGACAAAAAATAAGCGGCAGATTTGCCGCTTAAGATAATTAGTGAACAAAATATTTTGAGAAAGACTTTCTCAAATAAAAATAAGCGTCTGTTATCAACTAACATGATTACAAGTGAATTATATATTATTTTATTTTGGGGTTATTGATTTTTTGACAGCCTATAACGAAGATGTTTGTGCAGTGGTTTGTGCAGTGTTTAATGAGTTGAGTAGAATGTTTATTTTACCTGTAAAGTGCTGGCGCTGCTTATTATTCAATCACGCAGTTTCAAAGCGGTGTTTTTACTTTGCCCTAGTACAATGGAGGTTTGACAAAATTTGAATATGACTGACGATTTACACGCTATTCGCCGCCACAAATTAGACCTTTTACGCGCCCGTGGTGACGCTTATCCCAATGATTTTAAGCCAACTCATAGCGCTGATGCATTGCATAAGGCACACGGTGATAAAAACCGCGAGTCTCTCGCCGACCAGCCGCTGTTAACGGCTATCGCCGGGCGCATTATGTTGCGGCGGCAAATGGGCAAAGCGATTTTTGTGACAGTGCAAGATGACGGTACACGTATGCAAATTTACGCTACTCGTGATGGATTGGGAGAAGAGGGTTTTTCCGCACTCATGGAGTGGGATATCGGCGATATCATCGGCTGTGAGGGAACGTTATTCAAAACAAAAATGGGTGAGCTTACGGTACGTGCCTCTGCTTTGCGGTTGTTGGTTAAGTCGTTGCAGCCGCCTCCAGAAAAGTTCCACGGTATCGCCGCCGCCGAAATGCGTTATCGGCGCCGTTATGTGTCGTTGACTGCTAATTCTGACGAGCGTGACGTTTTTGTGATGCGCTCTGGTATCATTCGCCATATTCGCGATTTCTTTCATGCTCGTGATTATCTGGAAGCGGAAACTCCAATTTTGCAGCCTATTCCTGGCGGTGCTGCCGCGAGTCCTTTTGTTACTCACTGTAATGCGCTA
This genomic interval from Candidatus Persebacteraceae bacterium Df01 contains the following:
- a CDS encoding substrate-binding domain-containing protein, with translation MKLSTPKTLVLTALMLITSLASAGKNNIDIVGSSTVYPFSTVAAERFSQATGHLAPKIESTGSGGGMKLFCKGIGANTPDVTNSSRRIKKSEQKLCAKNGVNDILEVKIGYDGIVIAQSLDGKSISLTRKELFLALGKEVPNSSGKLVPNPNKMWSDVNSSLPDTTIRVYGPPPTSGTRDAFSELVLEKGCETDDALKILKKSDKKTYKAICHGVREDGVYIEVGENDNIIVQKLSSNPDTLGIFGFSFLEENRDKVRGIDIEGIAPEFEAIADGSYPISRPLFFYAKIAHYGTVDNLREFVEFFVQPEVMGDDGFLADRGLIPLPVDEYDAINKTVFENQAMSQL